A genomic window from Purpureocillium takamizusanense chromosome 2, complete sequence includes:
- a CDS encoding uncharacterized protein (TransMembrane:2 (o130-154i166-187o)~COG:S~EggNog:ENOG503NXQS), protein MTSNTDRARQNNRRQGIAPPQAQESNVARLPSAGRTRHSGKCPRAVLVLPDCAPSHPIPSASTSTSISTSQPIPAHPSFPPTPIHSDPPPPSPLDLLLCPSPARPSSSPPPEIPEASLHARLPFSNDHPVVAAVTLLHLHILVLLPHTIAVFALDSSTKYVDLRLTVYLERPFLVISPILLLLLANYSSPSPSVPVRSPRCRFGVPLDDTDTPKLSPPPKARSSQTLPPIPAPSRLSRPPLADIAAERFNDESCVVIVPAFPAVLALQPWCIFSCLGSPLYQPRLRYKPCICFLANKTLTMAFPPQYREPAPTLPSIITPGPGRYRGHHDMPFGRSPAMSIPGLDMRDDVPPPLPPPRVLPFGDSPHPSEHLRRDSRDYNASSSFASGYGSMASSQADDRPNFKRRGTGSTTNGDEGYASYASTDRSRDSAPTEFGLHHSKFHFQSPADIHTDDVLKRLDPIRNAEKSPPRSLLTSSVSDMSRRHPDARARPTLNMPVQLPIHSRQAMLDSPISRFSDSPLYSAASPRPLPFHHSPVDQRPHPDTSDVDQSPRARTWRNNSDDANSTQGSYEFTGAEDMEMDDAASIKRLHLDDSYAAVGQKRRAASPPPEEMLLHGVNSQSDVVRRRDIGSRGSPTPRLAVVPQGSSVSSMSPAAVSRSNSYISSASMPPLSGNSYGRHSPGGASPGGLSPTSCSSPYTTPASLTQSPRTSISGRGGAHARTASGASPRKLTEIQKPSGTKLQGFYMCECCPKKPKKFETADELAAHEAEKQYECSFCGNRFKNKNEAERHQNSLHVRRHSWSCSALSGYDRAFHDSTSRPGEVDTCGYCGVEFPRTGCAMGSGIGGHPPRHATEQDWEERIRHLQDVHKFRECNSAKKFYRADHFRQHLKHSHAGTSGKWTNMLENACMVEEDPSPR, encoded by the exons ATGACAAGCAACACGGACCGAGCGAGGCAAAACAACAGGCGTCAAGGCATCGCACCACCACAGGCCCAGGAATCCAACGTCGCACGCCTTCCATCCGCCGGCCGAACAAGGCACTCCGGGAAGTGCCCCCGTGCTGTACTGGTACTTCCGGACTGTGCCCCGtctcatcccatcccatccgcATCCACATCCACATCCATATCCACATCCCAGCCAATACCAGCCCatccctccttccctcccaCCCCCATCCATAGcgaccctcctcctccctcacCTCTTGATCTCCTCCTgtgccccagcccagcccggcccagctcaagccccccccccgaaaTCCCCGAGGCGTCTCTCCACGCACGCCTGCCTTTTTCCAACGACCaccccgtcgtggccgccgtcaccctGTTG CACTTACATATActtgtgctgctgccacaTACCATTGCTGTCTTTGCCCTCGACTCCTCCACCAAGTACGTCGATTTGCGACTCACCGTATACCTCGAGCGACCGTTTCTTGTCATTTCTCCCATTCTTCTTCTACTTCTTGCAAATTATTCTTCGCCTTCGCCTTCCGTTCCTGTTCGATCACCCCGTTGCCGTTTTGGCGTGCCTCTCGACGATACGGACACACCGAAGCTGTCGCCACCTCCCAAGGCTCGCTCGAGTCAGACCTTACCACCGATACCTGCACCCTCACGACTCAGCCGGCCGCCTCTGGCCGACATCGCCGCTGAAAGGTTCAATGACGAGTCCTGTGTCGTAATTGTTCCCGCCTTCCCAGCTGTCCTGGCTTTGCAGCCCTGGTGCATCTTCAGCTGCCTCGGCAGCCCACTATACCAGCCTCGTCTAAGATACAAACCCTGTATCTGCTTCTTGGCCAACAAAACCTTGACCATGGCGTTCCCGCCACAATACCGGGAGCCTGCTCCCACGCTCCCTAGCATTATTACCCCCGGGCCTGGACGCTATCGAGGACATCACGACATGCCTTTCGGACGAAGTCCCGCCATGTCCATACCAGGTCTCGATATGCGAGACGATGTGCCGCCCCctctgcctccgcctcgagtGCTACCCTTTGGCGATAGCCCTCACCCGTCGGAACACTTGAGAAGAGACAGCCGAGACTACAACGCTTCTTCGTCTTTTGCTAGCGGTTACGGTAGCATGGCTTCTTCCCAGGCGGATGATCGTCCGAACTTCAAGAGACGGGGCACCGGCAGCACAACcaatggcgacgagggctaCGCAAGTTATGCTTCTACCGACAG ATCTCGTGATTCGGCGCCGACAGAGTTTGGACTGCATCACAGCAAGTTTCACTTCCAGTCTCCCGCTGATATCCACACGGACGACGTTTTGAAGAGACTGGATCCGATCCGCAATGCCGAAAAGTCGCCACCGCGCTCACTCTTGACGTCCTCCGTCAGCGACATGTCCCGAAGACATCCGGATGCACGGGCGAGACCGACTCTGAATATGCCCGTTCAGTTGCCTATCCATAGCCGCCAGGCGATGCTCGACTCGCCCATTAGTCGCTTCTCAGACAGCCCGCTATACTCGGCCGCATCCCCTCGACCTCTGCCGTTCCACCACAGCCCCGTGGACCAGCGCCCACATCCCGACACGTCAGACGTGGACCAGTCGCCACGGGCACGGACGTGGAGGAACAACAGCGATGACGCCAACTCCACTCAAGGGAGCTACGAGTTCACTGGGGCAGAAGACATGGAAATGGATGACGCTGCTTCTATCAAGCGTTTGCATCTCGACGACTCGTACGCTGCTGTCGGTCAGAAGCGTCGGGCtgccagcccgccccccgAAGAGATGCTGCTCCACGGCGTCAATAGCCAGAGTGACGTCGTCCGTCGAAGAGATATTGGCTCGAGAGGCTCTCCCACACCTAGGCTGGCCGTGGTGCCCCAAGGGTCCTCTGTTTCGTCCATGTCCCCGGCCGCGGTGTCGCGCTCCAATTCTTACATCTCATCGGCTTCGATGCCACCCTTGTCCGGCAACTCATACGGCCGTCACTCGCCTGGCGGTGCATCACCAGGGGGTCTCTCACCAACATCGTGCAGTTCCCCTTACACGACACCCGCTTCCTTGACGCAAAGCCCCCGAACATCCATCTCGggtcggggcggcgcgcacgctCGCACAGCCTCGGGTGCGAGTCCGAGGAAGTTAACGGAGATCCAGAAGCCGAGCGGCACGAAGCTACAGGGGTTTTACATGTGCGAGTGCTGCCCAAAGAAGCCCAAAAAGTTTGAGACGGCAGACGAGCTCGC TGCTCATGAGGCTGAGAAACAGTACGAGTGCTCCTTCTGCGGCAACCGATTCAAAAACAAGAACGAAGCAGAGCGTCACCAGAACTCTCTGCACGTCCGCCGGCATTCTTGGTCCTGCTCCGCGCTCTCTGGATACGACCGTGCTTTTCATGATTCAACCAGCCGCCCCGGGGAGGTCGACACCTGTGGCTACTGTGGCGTTGAGTTTCCCAGAACTGGCTGTGCCATGGGGAGTGGCATTGGAGGCCACCCACCCAGGCACGCCACAGAACAAGATTGGGAAGAGCGAATCCGGCATTTGCAAGACGTGCACAAGTTCAGGGAATGCAACTCGGCCAAGAAATTTTACAGGGCGGATCATTTCCGCCAGCATCTCAAGCATAGCCATGCCGGGACCAGCGGCAAGTGGACCAACATGCTGGAGAATGCTTGCATGGTGGAGGAAGATCCCTCGCCTCGGTGA
- a CDS encoding uncharacterized protein (SECRETED:SignalP(1-21~SECRETED:cutsite=VVA-SF~SECRETED:prob=0.6813)), protein MQLHMLYVAVAIFLCRPVVVASFKPTSDNSPEEAAIGARGMCLSRVTRCQYHVRCPKRVANVPTLFEACMADAWCDGDQYRSSRDGILEPRCSPCDCVTVTKLLK, encoded by the coding sequence ATGCAGCTGCACATGCTCTACGTCGCTGTTGCGATATTTCTTTGcaggcccgtcgtcgtcgcttcgTTCAAGCCGACTTCAGACAACTCGCCTGAAGAGGCAGCTATTGGCGCCCGCGGGATGTGCCTCTCCAGAGTAACGCGGTGCCAATACCACGTCCGCTGCCCCAAGAGGGTGGCCAACGTCCCGACGTTGTTCGAGGCTTGTATGGCCGACGCATGGTGTGACGGCGACCAGTACAGGTCCAGCCGCGATGGGATCCTGGAACCCAGGTGCTCACCATGCGACTGCGTCACGGTGACCAAATTGCTCAAGTAG